Genomic window (Ruminococcus flavefaciens AE3010):
TCTTTGGCTCTGCCTGTGATGCCGAAGTCATCGGCTCTCTTTGGACAGTATTCCATGTTAATGGAGTTTATCCGCGCAGCCAGTATTTTTCTGTCTGCTTTCAGCATATCCCCGTATCTGAGTGTATATCTGCTGTCACGGTTTCGCACTATGGTCTCGAATATCCCCACTCCGCAGCTGCCGTGACGGCTCTTGCCCCGCATCGTCTCCACAAACTGATTAAGGAGCATATCGCAGGGGAGCGTCACTATGCAGCGGCTGTCAATGAAGATATTCCCCATATCCTTTCCGAGAACAGCAGCCTCCTTTGAAAAAAGCATAGGGTTAAGGATAAAATATTCGGAAAGATATGTGTCCGCGCCTGCAAAGCCGCCCGAACCTATATGTGAGAAAACGTGCCTTTTGCCATCGGCAGTACATACGGTATGACCTGCCTGAGCGCCGCCGTTGCTGCGGATATTTATGACGTTATGGCTGAGTCGGCAGTAATAGTCCGTCATGAGACCCTTGCCCTCGTCGCCAAAATTCGCTCCTATGACCGCATATGCTTTTTTCATATTATCACCTCAGAATCTTATTATTCCGCTGAGTACTCCCCTTTTCCGTGCAGGAAGTCCGCTGAGAGCGTTCCTTACAGCAAGCTGTGTATCGCCGTCCCATGAGTTGATTATGTCCTCTTTATCACGTCCTGCGACGCTTTCAAGTAGGGATACCATTATCTCGGGGATAGCGTTAACGTCTGTTACCGCTATGGCTCTTTCGCCCATGAGCCTGCGCCATTTAGGCAGCTTTACCACCTGTTCGCTGCGTCTGTCCATTACCATGAGGTGGAAGACGTCGTACTTTCTGCTCACCTGCGCAAGAAGTGCAGCTGTGTCGATATCCTCTCTCACGTTGTCGCCGAATACCTTTTCTATCTCCTGCTTCAGAAGCTTTTCGGGGTAGCCGTCATCGCCGAGAGTGAAGATAACGCCCTTTTGCTTACGCTTTTCCCATGCGTCTGTCTTTGTCTTGTTAGCCGCGAAATACCATACCAGCGGATAGCTCTCGAAGCCATTTCCGCCGCCGCCCTTTTCAAACCACAGGTCTGTGAGCTGGCTCGCTATGCGTATATCGGACTCGAACTGTGTAGCCTGCAGCGGTGAACGGTCGCATCTTGAATCGCCCACTGCGCAGAACATTATCTGGGGACCCTCTACGGGCTGACGTTCAAGTATATCCTTGACCATTTCGCCAAGCTTCTGGGCAGTAACATTGAGCAGGTCGCTCATTGAGCCTGTAACGTCAAGTCCTATAATGATAGGAGTTGTTACAGGGTGGTCTGCCGAATCGAAGCTTTCTCTCACCTTTATCAGGCGCGGATCGTACTTCGGATCGATCTTTGTTGCGCTGTAGATATCGTTAACCTTTTTTCCTGTGATCTTGGCAGATGAATATTTTTTCCAGTCTGCTGAGCTCCATGCACCGTATCCCATAAATGTACCTCCTGTAAGTTTTATTTTCAGCCTGCAATATCAGGCAGTCTGACGTTCATATGTGTGAATCTTCTTTCACCGTAGCCCTTGATTATAGCTTCTTCCCACTTTTCCATCTCCTCGGAAGCCGAGGTGCTGCATATGCTCTCGGCATAATCCCTTATGGCAGACGGAGCTTCATCGGTCAGTATCCTCCTTGCAAGCGCCTTTACACTTTCAAGGTCGGTGATGTGACGAGCTATACCGTCGGTCATGGAATCCGCGGAGAGAGAATTGTACACGGTTGACTGAACTCCTGTCATCTTGTTTCCCTCTCTTGCGGCGAACCACCAGCCGCCCCCAACTCTCAGAGTATGCTGCTCAGGGTCAATGAGGAGATTTTCCTCTGCGAGACAATTCCAGACTATCCCTTTCAGCTCCGCGTAGCAGCATATCCCAAGCAGACGTGATATTATCCATGCAGCGTGTCGGTCGTCCAGCTTGCCGCCGTAGAAATCCAGCACCTTTGTCAGAGGAAGCTCCCCTGCACGCTTGCAGGTCTCTATGAGCAGTCCCTCATCGGTATCGAATATGCGCGATACTACGGGAAGAAAAACCTCTGCCTGCGCCAGTATCTGCTGTGGAAGATACTCCCTGAAAAACAGGTCTGACCGCGCTTCGGAATTGTAAAAGCAGTCGGTTGAATTGCCGTCGATGAACAGATACACGTTCCTCTCGCCGATGTACTCCGCTCCGTACTCCTGCGTGATATCCATGAGATATTTTACTCCGTAGGCGTGGCTGCCGCTGTGGAAAAGCTTTTCCTTAGCGGTATGAGCTTTTTTCAGCTTGCCGTACAGCTCGTTGATGACTGCCGAAGCCTCGGGAGCACGGGGGTCGCTGCACTTATCGGGGTGGTACTTCACCATCAGCGCCATGTATATGGGCTGAGCCAGTGCCATATCATCAGGAAAGATATCGCTGCAGCACTTGCATTTCAATATCTCGGATATATCCATGTGTCTCCCTCCTTTTTTGTTAGAATCAAAATGATATTATCAAACTCCAAAAATAAAAGACGTCCGAATTAATATCCTTTTGTTACTATCATAATAACATTATCAGTTTGATTTGTCAATAGCTTTGAGCACGTTTCTCCGTTTATCACAATCAGATACTATCATTTTGATATCATCTATGTACATAGTCCACAAATCGCTGTCTCGCCGTATTGACACAGGCAGCTTATATGTGTTATTATTAATCAGATATTATCGCTGGAGGTCACTATGGATTACGATATAACCAAATACGACAGGCCCTCTGTAGCTGCGGATATTGTGGTATTTACCGTCCGCAGGAGCAGCAGCGAAAGCTACAGACACCTTTCAAAGCCTGTGCTTTCCGTGCTCCTTATCAGGCGTACAGAAGCCCCCTTTGACAATATGCTGTCGCTCCCCGGCGGATTCTGCTGCCGTGAGGAGACTATTGAAGAAACTGCATTCCGCAAGCTGAAAGAGAAAACAGGTGTGGACTGCCCTCCCCTTTCCCTGCTCTGCAACCTTTCAAGACTGGGCAGAGACCCACGCGGCTGGATAATTTCCTGCTGCTACTGGACTGTCATCGAGTACACTAAGGCGACTACGGAAAAAAACGCGGAATGGTATGAGGTCTCGCTGAAAGAGACCGACGGCAGATACACTCTTGTGCTCACCGACGACAACGGCAAGGAATACGTCTCAGAGGTCATGCTGAACAATCCCAACGAGCTGTATAACCAGTCCGCAGAGGCTGATATCCCTAAAAACAGCCTTGCATTCGACCATGCGGAAATAATCGTCAACGCCCTGCTAAAGCTGAGAAGCAGCCTTGAAAAGCCCTATGCCGCTTTCAGACTGCTTCCCGAGAAGTTCACCCTCACCGACCTCCAGCAGGTCTACGAAGCTATACTGGACAAGAAGCTGATAATGGCGAATTTCAGGCGCAAGATAGCTCCCTACGTTGAGGAGACAGGAGACATTGAGGGCGGTGCGGGACATCGTCCGTCGAAGCTCTTCACGAATAGATCATATAAATTGTAGGGGCGGATATTATCCGCCCGAAGTGTAAGGGATGGCGTCCTCGGCGCCCCCTGCTTTATGCCGCCATTCATCAGCTGCCAAGCCTAAAAAAGCCGCGTCAGTCGACGCGGCTTTTTTCGTTCAATATTCAATATCGATCGACAGGAATACACTGCTGTTCAGATAAAAGCATCATATTAACAGTATTTTGTTTGATCCAGTCCGAGTAAGATCAGCTGTACGGCAAGTGCGTCAGTAGTTGTTATACCGTCGTTATCGCCTGCAATATCTGCATTTTCAATGCCCTGCTCGGTAATATGATTTTCATCTGTGCCGTTTATTCCAAATCTGTCAGGATTTGCAAGAGACTGCATGATAATTACCGAATCAGCCATACTCAGTTCATCGTCGCAGTTTGCATCACCTGAACGTTTTCCTTGAGGCTGTAATAAAGGTTCACTCTGAGCACCGTTTTTCATCACTACTCTGTCTATATAGAGTGCGGCTACCTGCATATCATACAGCAGGCCGCTTTTCCCGTCACCTGTAAAGTCACATTCAGTTTTTATTCTTTCCATTACATCGTCAGGTATCTCGGTATCTCCCATTTTGCCTGTTTCCAGGTAAGCTGCATATGACTCCGCATACTTTTTGTCAAGCTCGTCAACTGTTCCGTTTCCGTCAATATCGGGACGAACTTTCATCTTCATGGCAAGTCCTCTTAAATAGTTTTCATAATGGTCTTCCAGAGTCGGGAATTCGTATTTTTCGCCTGAATCATCATAGAGATGGAATGGGTCGTAAGATGAATTCGGTTTTCCGTCAGGATCCATTTCCTTTAAGAAAAGAGCGTCTGCATAGGGCTTAATAAACTCACCTGTACTGTCGGTCGCCATTGCTGTCGTTCTTTCATCGACCACCTTGCAGATATAGTCCAATATCAGGCTAAAATCTTCGTCATCGCCGCTTATGCCGTTATGGTCGTAGTCACAGTTCCGGGATATAAAATCATACTCTTCCTTTGTGAGACTGCTTTCCTCTGCTGTTCTTCCGAACGCTCTGTCACCATGGTAAAGCTCGGCTATATACAGGTCTCTTCCGTCTATGATATTATCAAAATTAAGGTCGGGAGCAGCTGCCTTACCTGATCCTATTTCATCATAAAATCTCTTTTTAGTTTCTTCCTTTTCCTGCTCCTGCTTTGTGAGCTCGTCCACCATTGGCTGAAAATTGCTGTCCTGTTTGATATATTCGCAGTAGTCCTTGACCATATCGCCTATTAAGTAATAGGGTGCATTCTCATAGAATTTTTCATAATATGTATTATCCGAATATTCGGGAAGAACGGGTTCTCTCAGGAACAGACAGTCAAGGAGCGCCGAAGGATCATACTCCTGTATAAACTTATAATCGCTCTGCTCCAGTGTTATCTTCTTTGCTCTTGCTTTTATCTCTTCATCAAGAACTATCTTCTTATCGGGACGGCTTTTATACGTCCACAAGCCTGTATCAGGGTCCTGTTCGCCTATATACGGCTCATAGGTGGAAGCTATTGTAAAGTCCACAACATCGGCCATATCAAACTTTCCGTCATTATTTATATCGGGATCCACCTTTCCCTCCTCTATCATTTTTTCGAGGAAGAGATAATGCACCCCAAGAAATATTGATCTGTCATTCAGACTGTCAACAAACTGCATACCGAATTTATTACCGTTGTAGCTTGGTCCATGGGGAATCCCAAGCTCTTCGTCGTATGCTTCATATGTTGACTCGGCAAAAAACGAAGTATCGATATCACAGTAAAGAAGGAAGTGACAGAATACGCACCCTTTTTCTTTTGCATCTGTCTCTCCGTCACCGTCAAGATCGGAATTGGCTTTTATCTTTTCCCTTATATCCTCAGGCAGGAAGTCATTACTACCGGGATAATCATCATATCGTTTAAGGAGATAGCAGTCAAGATGATCAAACTTACCGTCTGAGTTGAAGTCGATATCAAGGTTTCTGTCGTTGATATACTGTACTGTTTCCTGTTCCAGTTCAAGAGGATAGTAGCTTGTAAGGTGCGGGATATTTTTTACATTCATTTCCTCTGCAGCTATAGAGCAGTAAGGTATGGCTGATGCTGCAGTCATAACAGCTGCTGCGAGAGATATTATTTTTTTCATAATGATCTGACTCCTTTCATGCTTTCTTGATCATAATACTGCTTTTCAGCTTATATGAAAAGCAGATTTTCCCCGATCGGTCTACAGGCATATTATAGCACATCCCAAATAAAAATACAAGCTTTGAAGCCGCTGTTTTTTAGAAATCCCCACGAAAAAACAGCACGATACAGAACACTTACTGTCAATCCGCTCCGCTTAAATGCCTGATAAAAAAAGATGTAAGAGTCAAAGACCCTTACATCTTTTCCGTATATGTTATCAGCATTCTTCTTTTCTGCGTGATCTGCGGGAAGCGAATACTGCTGCTGCACCAATGGTGATGAAAGCAGCGGCTGCGGCTAAGCTGTGATCGATGATTCCTGTCTTCGGGAGATCAACTGCCTTGCCGTTTTCGTCGGTACCCTTACCCGAGAATCGGTCTACCTTGTATTCCGAACCGTCATCAAATCTGATAGAGACTGCGCCGTCATCGGAGCTTACTGTCTCGGAGACCTTTACTTTCTTGCCTGCCTTTTTGCTGCGGTCGGCTGCTGCCATATCCGCAAGCTTCTTATCGCTGTAGAATTTTGTTTTTTCTAAGGTCTTTTCGCCTGCATATGTGAGCATATCCATCTGACCGTCAGCTCTTGTGAGTGCTATCTCTGTATCGGAGATGGCTGCTGCCACAACTGTTTCAGTCTTATCGCCCGAGGTGAGCTCAACTGCCTGTGTTCCGATCCAGTTATACTTCATTGTCTCCTTTGAACCGTCCTCGGCATTGATAACAGTGATATTGCCCTTGCCGTCCGAGCTGTAGTACTTCAGGCTGTCACCGCTCCTGCAGCTCCAGAGACCTGCGGTAAAGAGATCCTTTATCTCTGGAAGTGAGATAAGATCAATTTCATTTCCGAGCATATCGAAGCACTTTCCGCCCAGTGGGTCAGCTGCAAAGCTGTGGCCGTCCATGAACTCCATACTGTATCTGTTGCTGCTGTCAAATGTTCCGAACATAAGCTCGGGACGAACGCCTGTTATGCGCTCACAGTAGTCTGCTGCCATATCGCGGAGCTGAGATAATGTGTAGAACTTGACATCATCTGCATTCTGATCGGGAACGTATGTAAGACTGTACTTGCTTCCGTCAGCCATTGTCACTGAGAATTTTGAGAGCTTATTGAATTCGGCATTTAATGTCTTTTCATCGTCCCTGCCCTTGTTGCAGGTTATCACACCGCTGCCGTATTCTGCTGTGCATTCCCATTCAACGCCGTTCTCTGCGGAGTATACAACAGCCTTGCCGTCTGCATTGTAGAGTACATAATAATGATTTGAACTTATGTCGAAGCCCTGTGATACACGGTAAACGCCCTCTCTGATATACTCAAATCTAACAGGCTTGCCGCTTGGATCAACTGCCTCATTCCTGAATCTGTCAAAAGCTGTATACTCAGCTATCTTGGTTCCGTTCTTGTCCATGAGGCGCACGATACCCATTCCGTTTTCGTCGTATGCTGCCTCGGCTGATGCAGCCTTGCTGTCGCTGTGGGCATTGTGGTACTCAGTTACGATAGCTTTCATTTCAGGGGTGGTGATATAATCGGAAACGCCCAGTCCGTCGGAGCCTGCATAGAACAGCTTTTCGGAAGTGCCGTCATTCCATGTGATAACAGCGTTTTTCTTATCAGTAAAGGATATCTTTCCTGTTCTGGTCTCAGTTGCTGTTCCGTCGGATATATTCATGGTAACGTTATCGCCGCTCTGCTCAAAGGTGAAGTCCTTTTCGTGAGCGCCGCTCTGGTAATGGATATTGCCTGCATTGCTGTTCAGGAAATTGTAGTAAACGTCGTTTTCTCCGCCGTTCTTTGACCACCATAATCCTGATTTCAGATGTGTGATATCATTGCCCTCAGACATTATCTCTGTTATATTGAATGCCTTGTCCATAGCTGCTACAAGATAATCGTCAAGGTCGGTCACATCGTATGTTAAGGTGATTTTTCCGCTCTCGCTCTCATACTTGTATGCGGGAATGATATCGGAGAAGTCATACGAATCAATGATATTCTGCTCATATGCGTCTGCGGTACCCATAACAGCATTGATAACGAGAGAGTCGGAGTTTACGGGATTTCTTAATTCCTCAGGCATGCCTAAAACGGGGGTATAAACAGAGCTTAAAGTACCATTGATGTTTTTCATCTCTGTGAGCTTGGGGCTTTCTGCTGTGTATTCTCCTGCGATTCCGCCGTTGCCCTTACCCATGATGTAGATACCGTCCATATTCTCATCGGCGGAGGTGATCTCCAGAAGCTTTCTGCCGTTTTCTTCCTTGGTTTTGATATCAAGTGTAGGTGCTGTTTTATCTATTATGACGGGGACCTCATAGGTCTGAGGGTTCTTGTCGGCACCGTCATAGCTGATATGTCCTGTTATTACGCCCTTGTATTTTCCGTCAGGATAATCGCCGGGTTTCAGTTCCGATACATAGCACACAGGAGTATATGCAGGGAACATCTCGTCGCCCTCTGAGTCTGCCACCAGATTGTTGTCGCTGTCGTAGATCTTTATGCCTGCAAGGTATGCATTTCTCCTTGTTGTCATAAACACTTCGACCTGTTCAGCCATTCCGTCTCCGTCGGGAGAGAGGTATACGCTGTCTTCCTTACACTGTGCAAGTGTATCATTGTATTCATCGTCAAAGTACTGAGTAATTGCCTGTGGGAACATTGCTATCTCTTCTGCTGCCTCAGCAGGAAGCCTTCCCATAAGGTTGTATAAAGCTTCGGCATTAGCTGCAAAGGAGCTTGAAGCAGGGAAAGTGCCGTCGCCTGACTGCTCATATAATGTGTAGGGTTCAAGGTCCTTTGTACCGTTGTGGAAGATAGGCACCTGTGCCCAGTCTCCGTAGAAGCCCATAACAGGGATAGAGATATCGCAGCAGTTTTCCGCACCGCTGAGAACGATATATCCCTCAACAAAGAAACCGTTGGGGAATACGGAGCTGTGAGCTTCAAGGTCGGCAGCTGAAAGCTGTGCGCTGACGTTTACTGTACGGGTCTCCTGTGCCTTTGCTTTCAGCAGTGACGAAAGATCAGCTGTGACGCCGATATTGCTTGCGCCGCTGATGGACAGCTCTCCCGATCCGTCGCCCTCTGCTGCGGCGCCGTCCTCGGCTGTAAGTACCAGCTTTGCCTCCTTGAATTCAACGTCCTCATCGGTGAAGTTCCTGATATCAATATCGAAGCTGAGCTGAGAAGTGAGCTTGTCTTTCAGCTCCACCTTTGCAAGACCGCTGCTGCCTGTAAGGATAACTCTGTCATTGAGCACGTTTTTCATGTTCACAAGTCCAGCGCCCTGACGGCGTGGACTTTCGTATACATCTCCGTCTGAGAAAAGTACGGCTGAGTTCATCATAAGATTCTTGATGAAAGCTGTCTTTTCAGCACCTGTGAGCTCCAGACCGTTTTTCCTGAGATACTGATCGAATACAGCAGCACAGCCTGCAACATAGGGTGAAGCCATTGAGGTACCCTCCAGCTGCTTTATCTGGTTGCCGTATGCGGCAGATGAAACTGAACCGCCGATGCCTGTGATATCGGGCTTGAGGGTAAGGTCCTCCGCAGGTCCGTATGAGCTGAATTCGTTGACGCCTCCGTCAAGGGGAGTGATAAGGCTCAATGTACTGTCAAAGCGTATCTTCTTAGATTCAGCCTCTTTCATCTTGTTTCCGTCATTCAATGAGATAAACACAGACGGGAAATCCATTCCGTCCATCATCATTGTTGCAAGACCATCCTCTTCAACGTTGTCGCATACCACCATAGCTATGGCTCCTGCCTGCTGAGCATTGAATGCCTTTTCCCAGAAGCTTATTTCACCTCTGTCAAGAAGAGCTATCTTTCCCTGTATGTCCTTGCCCTCGTAATCCTCGAATGCACCGAGACCGCAGTATACATACTCGTATACGTCATCGCCGAGATGATCGCTGAGTGTAATGTTTTCGCCGCTGTTGTAGGGTATCTCGTCATCAAGTCCCTCAATAAGGAAACATGGATCACGGCGTACAGAGTTATTGGCAGAAGCAACGCACATTGCCTCCTTGAAGCCTGCGGGTTCGCCTATGGTATGGGTATCGGGGTCTGATGTGCTGATATCGCAGTGCTCGCCCTGACCCATAAGGCTGTTGCTGTCATTGCCTGCTGCTGCAACTACCACGACGCCTGCATTGTTGAGAGCTGCTATAGTATCCTTGTACGGAGCGCTTTCAATATTCCCTCCTGCACCGCCGAAGCTGAGATTGATAACGTCTGCCTTGAGCTTTGCGGCGTCCTCCAGAGCTGCAAGAAGAGCGTCCGTATCGACGGAGCTCACATATATACCGCTCATTTCGTCAATGGCAGTCTGTCTGAACACCTTCATCATTACGAGCTGAGCGTCTCTTGCAATGCCCGAGAGCTCCTTGCCGTCGGAATCGCTTATCATATCACCTGCCGCAATGCCTGCAACGTGAGTGCCGTGATATTCCTGAGGGTCAGTGTATTCATAGGGAGTATCATCGGCATAATCGATAACATAGGGCAGCTTGCTGCTGATATACGCCTTGTCGGGGTCTATCTTTACGTTGAGGTCGCCTGATACTGCTATGATATCGTCCTTTGTGAGCTTGTTTTCCTTATCGTCAATGGGAGCGAACATGCTGTGAGTGATGTCAAATTCAGTGTCCAGAACTGCAATGACCTCGCCCTCTCCGAAATAACCCGTAGTCTCTCCGAAATATCCAGCCTCGCTGAGCTCGGGTGCTGTGTAGAGCTCGGGCTTTACAGTATTCACAGTCTGTACCTTTGTTACTCCTTCTACCCAGCGGCAGGCTCTTGCTTCGTCCAGAAGCTCCTCGGGAAGCTCACAGGAAAAGCCGTTTGTGAGCACGTTATAGCGATAGCCTATCTCAAGGTCGGGATAGAGGGTACGCAGTGATGCTTCCGCTTCGCTGCTGATACGGCTGAGGGCTGCTGCCTTTGCGTCTGATTCAGCAGTATCGAGATAGTCTGTTCCCATTTCTGCTGCTTCTTCTCCTGCAAGCACAGCTTCTCCGCTGAGACTGATTATGACGGGAACCAGATTTTCGGCTTTCGCTGCGTCATATTCAGCTGCTGCCAGTGCAGCCGAGAGTCCGCAGTTCATTACCGAGGTCCCTCCGAGCACTGCCGCAGCTGTCATGCTTAGCAAATGGCGTGTAAATTTCTTCATTTTTCATCGGTCCTTTCTGATTATAATGCTGTAGTTGATATAACGTTTTTTGAATTGAGCTTTAGTATTACATAAGCGTGACCTCCTTTGAAATTAGTTGTATATTGTTTATTGCGTATTATCTGTGTTTAGTCTAAGCGTTTTAATTTCATAGCCGTGCCGTCGGCTGTTTCGGAAGTGGTTCTTAATACAACAGGCTTGAAATTGAAGTATTCAATACCAAGTTCATACGGGGTATCTTCGCCCTGCTTTTTCAGGATTATCCTGTTGCTTTCAACATCGTATACCTCGCTGAAATCATCAAGGCTCGTGAGCTCGATGCCGTTTGCTTTCCCGAATTCCTCAAAATCACTGAGAAAGTCTCCGCACTCAATAACTCCGTTATTGTACCTGTATATCTTCACATGATTGTTCATGTTTTCCTGAGCTTCTCCGTACTGATAATTACAGATCAGTTCAAGTCTGTTGTCGTCTTCAAGATCGGTGAAAAAAGCAGAGGTTTTGTCCTTGTATCCCGTATATTCAACGAATATCTCGTTGGTGTCCTCATTGATAAAGTAGGTGTTCTCTGTATCGGAAGACAGGCTTTCCGTGTAGATATGCCAGTTTTTAATGCCAAAGATACAGCCGAAATAAAAATTGGCATATATCGGGTACATGTATGCAGGTCCGAATGTATAATCTTCAAGTTCCAGTTCGTAATCCTTGTCAAAGTATCTGCTTTTAAGCAGCAGCTTGTTCAAGTCGGGAGAATACTCATCTGAAAAATCCACATAGGAGGATATATCAAGATCATGTGCGTCAGAAAAAGCTTCATAATGATCATAAAAATTTGCTGCCTCGATCACACCGTCCCTGAGCTTGAATACGATGGCATGATCGTTGGGTTTGCCGCCGACTACTGCGAGTATGCGGTTGCATATGAGTTCATCAGCTCCGTCATTGTCAATATCCGCAAGATAAGCGATAGGCTTGCCTTCACTGCATTCGGAATAAGCAAATTCAAAGCCCGTGTCTTCGTTTATAAATGAGTATGACCAGGTATTGTCATATTCCAGATGCTTATCTATGTCAAGATGCCAGTTCTCTACCCCGAGAATAGGTCCATCGTAATCAGCTGTTATTGTTATGGGAGCATACGTGTTTTCATCGTCGTATGATACTGCATCGGAAGCATTGTTTCCTTCGATAGTCCCGCGGTCATTCAGCTGAGAATTAAAGTACACACCGCCTGTTACAGTTACGGCAGCTATTGCCAGCGTCGCAGCAGCTGACCATGCCTTGCTCCACATGGGACGGTGGTAGACCTCGACTTTATGCTCCTGAGTTTCCTCATAATAGTCCTCGGTGTCATTTGTTATACGTCTGAATATCTTTTCAGCCTCTGCATCATCTACAGCCCTGTATTTATATGAGAGGGCTTCAAGAGTTTTCATATCGGCATTTTCGAGTATATTAAGATCCAATTTCTTTTTCATAAATATCTCCTTCAAACAGATATGTCATTGTCTGAAATCAGTCTGCGCAGCTTTTTCAGAGCTCTGCTGCTGCGCACTCTTATCATTGCAGGTGAAAGGGAAACAAATCCTGAGATCTCAAATGAGCTCCGCCCATAGTAATACTTCTGTATTATTATGGTGGAATCAGGCTCTCCGAGACTGTCTATGAGCTTCATAAGCGTTCGTTGTGTTTCTTTTTTTTCGGCAGATTCGGAAATGTTTTCATCTGACGGAAGAGCAGCAGTATTTTCATCGTCCAATGAAATGCTGTTTGTGTTTCTGCATAATCTATGGTAATACGCCGCCGACTTTCTCAGGGCAATAGTTGCGATAAAGCCCTTTATATCATCATTTGCGGCTTGCTTGGATTCATATGAACCGAATACATCAGTAAAAATATCACTTACACATTCGTCTATATCCTCGCGGCTGCCGCAGCTTCGCAGGCGGTTGAATGCAATAGTATAAACGTAGTTAAGATACTCATCAAATATGGTGCGCTGAGCTTTGTTCTTATCAGTTTTCAAAAGCTGCTGATACTCACTGTGCTTCAATATCTGCTTCCTCCTTTCACTGAAAAGTATTCATTATATATATTTACATTATAACATAAAAGTGTAGCATATATAAAGATATTTTTTTATTTTAATCAAATCAACTACGGTTTCCGATGTGATATGTACAACATGGATACGAGACTTTTTTCTCATACTGCCACATAATTTATCTCCTTTCCCACGGCCACGGATCGTCTGTCCATGTCCAGCGCTCGTCGTTGTCTGCCTGCTCGGGAGTGAGCGGACCGTATTTTCTTGCATATTCCTGTACAGCATTCTCGCGGAGCTGTCTGTACTTGCGGAACATAGTCAGCGCCTGCCGACAGTTGGGGTGGGTATCAAGATAAAGGTTCAGCTCCTTGAGAGTAAAATCGTATTTCTTTATCTTGCTCAGAAGCATTCTCTGTTCATTCATCTGCTGTCCCCTCCTCCCCAAAACGGCAGGTCAAGCTCGGGAAAGATAGTGCCCCTGCTCAGAGCCTCGTCATCGCCGTAGGTCTCGCCCCACTGCTGAAAGGGTACATACGCCATCGCAAGAGGAGTACTTGCAGGGAAACGTGATACGGTATCGTTCGCTTTATTTGTAATGTTGAGCTTCATTTCCATTGCGCCGAGAGAGTTCTCACGCTCATGGAGTATCAAGCCGTCCATATCGTCAAAAAGATCCAATTTCATTGATCTGTCCTCCTTTCCTGCGCGGAGAACAAGTGCAGATGCTCTCCGCACATTACATACTATGTGAAAGAGAGCACAGAGGTTACAAAAAAGTCCGCATACGCAGCCGACGTATACGGACTCTTTATCATTTTTCTTTTTTCTTCATGCTCAGAAGCAGTACAAATACCGCAGCAGGAACAGCTGCAAAAACAGCTGCCGACCTGTCACCTGTATTCGGGCTGTCAGCGGAT
Coding sequences:
- a CDS encoding J domain-containing protein — its product is MDISEILKCKCCSDIFPDDMALAQPIYMALMVKYHPDKCSDPRAPEASAVINELYGKLKKAHTAKEKLFHSGSHAYGVKYLMDITQEYGAEYIGERNVYLFIDGNSTDCFYNSEARSDLFFREYLPQQILAQAEVFLPVVSRIFDTDEGLLIETCKRAGELPLTKVLDFYGGKLDDRHAAWIISRLLGICCYAELKGIVWNCLAEENLLIDPEQHTLRVGGGWWFAAREGNKMTGVQSTVYNSLSADSMTDGIARHITDLESVKALARRILTDEAPSAIRDYAESICSTSASEEMEKWEEAIIKGYGERRFTHMNVRLPDIAG
- a CDS encoding NUDIX hydrolase, with amino-acid sequence MDYDITKYDRPSVAADIVVFTVRRSSSESYRHLSKPVLSVLLIRRTEAPFDNMLSLPGGFCCREETIEETAFRKLKEKTGVDCPPLSLLCNLSRLGRDPRGWIISCCYWTVIEYTKATTEKNAEWYEVSLKETDGRYTLVLTDDNGKEYVSEVMLNNPNELYNQSAEADIPKNSLAFDHAEIIVNALLKLRSSLEKPYAAFRLLPEKFTLTDLQQVYEAILDKKLIMANFRRKIAPYVEETGDIEGGAGHRPSKLFTNRSYKL